Part of the Ziziphus jujuba cultivar Dongzao chromosome 8, ASM3175591v1 genome is shown below.
AAGATTCGGGGAAGTGACACTTCACAGCCCGTTAAGTttcaattgttatatttattttagtccaatcatgctttattttttttggggttaagaATGTTAATGGTTAAAGggtactaaaatataaaaattttaaactagtAGAGAACtcaaattataatgaaattaaaactaGACTCTAGAGGGATCAAATTACTACATAATAActacatatttttgtttatgtgtGATGGAGACTAATGCTAGTCAAAATATCTACGTGCCCCAAAATGCAATCAATTTTAACTTCAGAatctaaattaaaatgttttaaatttaaaagatgcaaatttaaccttttcaaaataaaagacactaaaatataattgatatttatttaaattaaccAACTATTAGTTAATGGTTGTTGTTTCTATAAGGACAATTTAATAACAAAGCCAATAAAGACAATCTAATAACAAAGTCATTATTTTATTGgacaatgattttaaaatttagattcttttctagatttttactagaaaaaataatagttttccCATTATGATATTCTTAGAATTGCAtggttatattaaatatattttaaaacatacaggtcaagaaattaatatacatatatatatatatatactgtacCTTAAACCATTGTAATTCTCTCTGCATTTGTAAAGCAGCTCCTGAAATACGATCAAGTTGCGGGTGAGGCGATAAAAAGCCAGCCATATGTAGCATGCTATTTTTATCTGCATCTACATCATTTGTTGCTGCTAATTTGGTGCCAACACCATGAATAAGGCTAAAAATTTTGTCCTGGCGACAATTAATTGCAGCCATAAATATGTTCCTCCCATGGATATCGTAGGCCTCCGCTAGATCGGGAATCAACTTTAATATACTttcaacaaattcaaaattttccttttcaacaGCTCGAAAAAGCGCAATTATAATATCTGATCTTGATATTTGGTTctcatctaatttttttatttcttcacaCATTCGCCGTAGAAGTTCAGAGGTTTGAATGTGGAGCAAtttcatttcatatattttgttgAACCCTACgtaattattaataatgaagaaaattattttagctATTATTGGACGTATGaaacatataaacaaataaataaatgggaggaagaatttaaacaataattgtaataataaaaattgaatttaactTATTAATTACCTAAAATGTCAAAGTGCATTGCGACTCTTTGTAATGACCAAACTTTGCCACGTAATTCCTTATCTGAATTATTAATAGTATATTcagaagaaatattattttacaattagaGCTACAAACATTTATTaagcaaaattataaataagctATCGTGCAAGATTAACATATATGCCTAACCTTTCaattcactatatatatatatatatatatatatatatatatattttttttttgattttttgatattGTGAATGTAAGGAATTAATTCAAATTCTAGATCATTATACAAGTGGAAACAACAGTTTTTGCCGCTCTTTTGTATTCATGAAACAAGatcttaatattttttacttaatttaaatattcaatgtCATTTATAAAGtacttaataatttattttttttttcagatgctCATTGatagtaatttttattaattgaatataataCTAAAACGAGAGTAGTTTGTAAAAGTTACCTGCAGGAAATTATAACAAAGTTTCTCAAATATTTTTGCATTAATTGTACATGTGCTTCAACCTTAataatctaaattaaaataacGTATGAAATTTAACATACCTGAGCTCATATCAATATTGGTAGGGAGTTTTGTATATATCTCTTTAATGACACGGTCTCCATATATAACTATAGCTATTGAAAACAAAGGACTATTAATATCAATATCATATACGTATATGTAGACagatataaattatattctgtattaattaatatatgtactAACATTCATTTATccatttttgccaaaatttgaGCGGACGTCCACTTGAATAAATTGCCAATATATGCACAGGAGTATATTGATAGATTCCCAAAGTTGTGGCCAACTGTGGACAACGGTGCAGAAGATGCAAAGCAACATCTACATTGTACATATGAAATGAGAATTTTTAGAATcaccatccaaaaaaaaaaaaaaaaaaaaaaaaaaacacaacaacGATAATCATTTGCACCACAACTATCAACActaaatatgttatatattaataaatatgagATATGATGACATGAGTctgacaatatatataatatgtgtatTATACTTTTACCATAACATTTCGTAATTATTGCTTGGCTTATGAGCTCAGCAGCATATCCATGATTTTCCCACGATATTAAATCTTCTATCGTTGTAACTGAATATAGATAACGAGCCATTTTAATAGGACAATACCGAAAGGCCCATATCACCGGCATCCCCCATGAATCAACCACGGTTGGTAATTTCTTGCTCTTTTTAACCATGCATTCAACTATTTTGGTATTTGCATTGTAATACAGAGCTACTGTAAGAGCTGTAATACCATTTGAGTCTTTCATTTCCAAGTCTTCTGGTAACATTTTCTCCACTAGTGTCTCCACAATTTCTGTATGTCCGGCAATGGCCGCGACATAAAGAGCCGTCCTCCCTGTACGTGAGATTATTTTACTTACTGCATTTGGGTATTGCGTAATGATTTCCTTTGTAGCATCTAGGTTTCCATCTTTCAAAGCTTTGGGAAACCGTTCGTATAGTTGGTATTGATCGTCTGGATTATTCACTACAATACAAAAAAATACTGTATTTAACTTGATATCAAATCAAAGATCCATAATATtcaatgttcaaaatttaataatttctgTTTAAAACATATGAAATGGTTCAACTGAGGAGGAAAGATAGTCATAGTGTATCTACAtaagagaaaatattaaaaaaatatataattcaatataatgaTAACCTGCCTATCAATAGCATaatctattatataaatatgtttaatgcaatgtaattatttaaaactaTAATGAAAAGTTTGATTCAAATAAATGttagtaaaaatgaaaaaaaaaatcaaatattatacaAGATTAAATAGTCTTTGGAATACAAGTTagtaaaaaaggaaataaaataaaataaaatattatgcctATGTCGTGGAAGATTAAATGGTCTTTGGGTTCTACAGGCTTACACATATTTATACAAAGCCACTTACAGCTGCCAAAAAGAAACCACTTACACATATTTATCTTAGAGCTCTCTCATTGTAAAATAGAAACCGAATTCTCCTTTTAGGGCAAGATGCACAAAACCACTTACACATACTtatacaatttcattttttttttttttcaatcatctatatatatatatatatatatccttggcGTGGTACAAAAGGCTGGCATCAGATGAAAAGACAATTCTCTACAGTAAAAGtaaaattgagaaaaacaagaaaagaacaaAGGAAATATGCAAACTAGATTGAAGgatgtctttttctttctttctttctttttttttttttttctttttttttattccaaagAGAGAATGGAAGAGTAGAAGAAAAGAACAATAAAaatgtatgcctataaatattatatatagagcaGCAATATTTCTCTGACCAATAAATTATCTGTTTCaactagttttctttttttattttttcctaataTCAAGGATGAAAGGATTTGAACTCCATTGAAAAAACAGTAGGTTTTATTGCACTAGCTGTCCCCACAAGGACATTCAAATGAGTTATCCTATAAGGTCATGCTTAACTTtatttatcagaaaaaaaaaaaaagctataaaaTGTAGatttgttgattaaaaaaaaaaaatcccttgaCTGTATCTCTATATGGAAGTACATATACTCTAATAGTAACTCCGCAAGCTTTTTTGGGTGAATGCACAGTCAACAAGTAATGATTTGTAAAATCTCTTGTTCAAATTATcaacaacttttatttaaaaaaaaaaaaatgcaatggCTCAATTGAGCCCAATGGATAGCAATAAAAagcctttttgttttccaattaaatatatcattttatcttattaaGATTGAAGAAAAATGATCCGTTGGGagctttaaaatatatatatatatatatatatatatatcattttaaactaattatatgcatatataattagttttcttcactattgtattttattttaagttattgaagttctttctttttaagacattaaccaaaaaaatttacaattgttattttttttattcttcaatatagtctttgaattcaaaattagaTTATATTACGATATTATCTTTTCCTTTTACTATTCTTTCTCAAATTTAGAAATGATACGCTCGTAATAACTTTTTGGTTATCTAACTCACCTAACTCTCAACAATTTAGTCCAATATATGAATTTGTTTAATTCAATGTCAGCTTTTAtatgaatttgtttaatttaatgtaaTTGTTCAGAATTATGGtatatatttgattcaaatatacaagttaattaataaaaaataaaataaaatattataaatcatggtaaaaatttgattaaaatatacaagttaataaaaagtaaaataaaatattatacctTCGTCGTCGGAGATTATTTTGTCTGTAGATTCTGGTTGAGGCTTGAATTTTACTTCCAAAATATCCCAAGCTTCTTTAGCAGAAGTTATATTTCTGATCTCAGAGAAAGCATCACCGTTACAAGACATTTGGATAACATGGAGGGCAGAGGCATTCTTGGACCTCCAATACTTGAATTTATCACCATCTTCTGGTTTTGGAGGTTCATCCATGGATTCCACAATGTCCCAAAGATTTTCACCCATCAAGTAGGTTTTCACCCAAACGCTCCAATCCAGGTAGTTTTCATTGTCAAGAAGTCGATGAACAATTCCAGCTGGGACAACACCTTGAAGACTCAtaattctaaatataaaaaataaattaatattattaattatttctttttttattaaagacaCAATGTAGTATGcgtttgtatatttatatatatatgcatgaataataaataactattaCAATATTGATCGATTTGTAATATAGCTAATAAAGAAAAGTATGATCAAAATGCATGAGCCTAATTTAATTAAGATGGATTTCCATGTGAATGacaattaataaagaaattataacTAAGTGCCTAGCTAAagttaaaaatctttttttttttataaaaaaagaaaaaaaaaaagaaagaaaactgaaAACATCAATGTTACCAAATGGACACTAATAGTGCAACGAAAGTTGAAATCTTACATTGCGAGCAACGACGATGCCCAATAAATGAAGTTGCAGGCCTACAAACTGTTTGTAGAaagtttaaaaaacaaatgcaGTTTAGAGCTCTCTCAGCTTCAAAAAACAAACCGAATTCTTTTAGGGAAAAATGCACAATACcacttacatatatttatacattttttattttttattttttatcatctatatatatataaatccttgGCGTGGTACAAAAGAATCCTTGGCGTGGTACAAAAGGCGGCATCGGATTAAAAGACGATTCTCTAcagtaaaaaaagtaaaattgagGAAACCAAGAAAAGAACAAAGGAAATACGCAAACTAGATTgaagtatttttttcatttttttatccttaaattCCAAAAAGGGAATGGAAGAGTAGAAGAagagaacaaataaaaatttatgcttataaatattatatatagaggagCAATATTTCTCCGACCAATAAATTATATGGTTCAacaagttttctttttcatttgtttataaTATCAAGGATGAAAGAATTTGAACTCGATTGAGAAAATAGTAGATTTTATTGCACTAGCAGTCCCCACAAGGACATCCATATGAACATCCATAAAGTTCATGCTTaactttatttatcaaaaaaaaaaaaaaaaggttataaaaagtatatttgtggataaaataaaaaactaaaaaaaaaatttccctaaCTGTATCTGTCAGGACCCCTtgaaaatttctcaccggaaccctagacaagccctgatcccaggaaaacaccACCGAACCTTTCAACGGAAAATCagacagcatctcccctaaaggtaggacttatgtaacaccccgtcccaaactacATTGGAATTCTGGcacgttaaccgaggttgaGGTTGACTGAGTGGgtacaaagttgactttttgttccgaatgaaatttctagttgatcgTGGTACCATAgcaaagtacatgatgccccgagttcgtagactaatagCATATCCGAATGGAGTTaccgtttaaaagttatgggcaaaataagttgagatccagactttttatggttgtagaattttattttgacttttatatggttgtaaaatactcgtcgatacgagttcatatactagcagcacgcttaaattggatatctggttaaaaagttatgaacatGCAAAGTTTCtgaatactgtaatattttattatatttggcttgagtgaacagtgtgtgccatgtgtaacaccccgtcccgaaccatgtcagaatttttgcacgttgaccgaggttgactgttgaccgttgatcgaaggggtcaaaagttgactttttgattcgattggaattttaggttgactgaggtaccattacgaagtacacgttggcacgagttcgtagactagtagcacattgaaaacggagctacggtttgaaagttatgagcaaaaaaaGTTGAGGTCccaattgtccaaggggtgccgaagttgacttttttattcatgcaatgttgagctttgactcatgcatggttgtgaagtgctcatcgatacgagtccgtagactagcagcacgtccgatttggacatgtggtttaaaagttatggacctataatttttttcaaatactgtattattttaatattatttttgaatgtgtAACGAtgtaccacgtgtgacttaatgaaggtgaccatgtgtcaccatgttgagaagccacatatcaaccatgtgtaaaatcaaattattttattattattttaaataataatattattattaatattatttaattattttttaatttattctatttattttcttttctttttctttttctttttctttttctttttcttttcttttcccccacgtgggaaaaagggCCAGGGGGCCCGatcctctccttcttcttcttcttcttctttctttctttctttctttctttctttcttccttcccaccacccgtctctctctctctccctgctgcacattttccggccaccgaaACCACTTACGCGCCGGCTGATGTGAAAGCCCACAGCTGGGCGACACCGGCAGCCAAATTTCTGGCCGAATGGCCAgcggacgcgccgggatcggcctccaacgccggcggccggtgtgtcgctggtttggccattttccggtagccaccggtcgtgcaaccggtcctttcccactaatttcgaccctCTGATTtcgattctgagctccaattaactcaactcccgtcgatttgcgagatacgaggaattgaaaaccggtcgaagctttccggccaaattccggccacctccgttggaattggggtcgatggagaccggattggtaatcctcgtcgctcaagcttcgattcggtatataatttgtcaattttggataacgtttgtgtttgacccccccgggtaccaggtattatttacccgaataaaatattaatttatttgactgtgtgtgaattttgttctaggagcacgggtgagtcatggaattgatcccatggtggatcatggtttaattgcgtgctccaggtgagtgacccaccttcaaaaaaatattttgggcaattaattatgtttaattggtatttaaattatgctcatgtggtgcgatttaattatgaattttattgtggtttaatttatttattatgcatgagcaaagtgtatttcgatAATATTCGTACGtggtttaagtattattttcgggcataattaggttaaatattttatgaaaatatttgtttaaattttataaattatgcccgcggtatttttttattgttgaacctcgtacttcgagaaaattgtggctTATGTGTTATCGATggttcgtaccgatttgttaaataaaaatatgtgggatggtaagtgtgagaatttaatgtatttcccacagtaattttggaaaacggtacggttggttaataatgattattttagacgcactcatacagtattggtgttctggtgcaTGGACACatggtagcgcgcaagtattatatggtttagcgagcaggtattatttctcccgtggttgccattggactgggcaggcaagtttgatattggccacagccgcccctcccttggccgggatgatggtttcagcagcggtactgtcgggacgccgaagtgccgtttgcaagtttctctctttaacccccccgccagtcggtgctcgggacgctgggtatcggagggcatcaccggtatatggtgtggtgcgtcaagtgtaatttgcaaataatgtttcaaaccccaaaggtgttcaaaatttatttattataatttattacattttaattaaatatattaggatatgtatttatttatttattgtttatcaaatggttaaaTCCCTTGGTcttcgggaagtacgtacatcgggttttatgaaattgttttaaaaagggaacatttcaaacggagtgattggtgagagttttgagggaaattattgtttccaacagttattatttattattatttatttattaattgttggtatttattcaatttccttaactgttattattattattattattatcattaaaagtgttcagtagttagggtcactcactgagatgattagcatctcacactcttaaattccgtttccctaggtccaggttggagacgttgattgtccggggcgagcccaacgtctcaacTCGTTGCCggaagttcaagaagtatttcttccctttttcctctctatcctgtattacttcttatctatcattgtataaattccacatgtatctgtataatgctctatatactgtattggacgtgtagttgttcttaTGCACTAGGTTGCTACTGTTATTGTTTGaaatgctgaaatttgtggaatcaatctgtagtaatgtgggaggaataaggggatatttttagaagtgtgttttcagtgcaagtaatttttttggttagtcctacccttaggggaggtgctgccggatttttcgttggaaggtttggtggtatttccctgggatcagggcttgtctagggttccggggaaggaattctggacgggtcctgacaccatgtgtcgcaatttcagccaatcccatgagtgaacagtgtcacccatgggtggcttttattccGGCTAAAATGCGTGAACcagggaaggagagagaaagagaggaggggagagagagagagagagagagagaaaccgaccggccacTGCCCCTTagccattttctggccacccTTTCCTTACACGCGCCATcccaccttgaagcccacctgaaaaccggccgaccaaccaaaaatcatggccaaccgaccgccgacgCGCCCGAAGCGAGACTTTTTCCGGTGGCGGCGTCGATTCCTTCAAatccagatttctccctattctgtcctccgtttgcctcaccgtcagtctcgttgagttacccatcaccagatctaccttcccaccaaaaatcacggccagtggccatcgGACGCACCGCCGGCGGTGACGGGTTCTGGTGACCATGGCGACTCGCCGGGAAATTGACTTTTCGGCGAGTTTCCAGCTGCACCGcctatcctttcccactaattttgatcctctgaacccaaatccggtgtccattttcctcaattcttaacggatttgAGAATCGATGATCTAAAATCTGAgagctttccagcgagattccggccacctcgggtctgatctccgggaagtaagaccagattcgtaatcctcattacacaagctttgattcggtatattactcgtcaattttggttgttgtttgtgttcgctccccgggtacccatttgggagttacccgattaaaatattaaaataattagttttgtatattgtggatattttagatgCACGTGCAGGTAGTGGAGTTGACCCTACAGAGGATCTcaattgatacacgtgcttgaggtgagtggcccaccttcaaaactattttgggttgataaatttcatatattttatgttgaatatgtgtttggaaattatattcatgtattaattgtttataaattatatttggggaTTTTGATGccacaattgaataaaattatagtatatttgtgcattaaaatataaattgattttggtaaattatgaaaattttattttataaaattgtggttttaattttatttaaattgtggttGCAATAAATTC
Proteins encoded:
- the LOC125421682 gene encoding uncharacterized protein LOC125421682 produces the protein MGENLWDIVESMDEPPKPEDGDKFKYWRSKNASALHVIQMSCNGDAFSEIRNITSAKEAWDILEVKFKPQPESTDKIISDDEVNNPDDQYQLYERFPKALKDGNLDATKEIITQYPNAVSKIISRTGRTALYVAAIAGHTEIVETLVEKMLPEDLEMKDSNGITALTVALYYNANTKIVECMVKKSKKLPTVVDSWGMPVIWAFRYCPIKMARYLYSVTTIEDLISWENHGYAAELISQAIITKCYDVALHLLHRCPQLATTLGIYQYTPVHILAIYSSGRPLKFWQKWINESIVIYGDRVIKEIYTKLPTNIDMSSDKELRGKVWSLQRVAMHFDILGFNKIYEMKLLHIQTSELLRRMCEEIKKLDENQISRSDIIIALFRAVEKENFEFVESILKLIPDLAEAYDIHGRNIFMAAINCRQDKIFSLIHGVGTKLAATNDVDADKNSMLHMAGFLSPHPQLDRISGAALQMQRELQWFKAVESVVPPWTCGWTNSKFLTPRQLFTREHKQLLSEGEKWMKETATSCTVVGALIVTIMFAATFTVPGGNDEETGYPKFLDDKTFMLFIISDAISLFSSTTSVLMFLGILTSTYAEDDFLKSLPKKLMIGLGTLFLSIAAMMISFCAAVCLMLDGKKSWVALFIISLASIPVTLFVLMQFPLLIEIYLSTYRPNIFNRKP